In Bifidobacterium adolescentis ATCC 15703, the sequence CGTTCCCGGATTATTCGATAGGACACGGCTTTTTGCTGAATAATCAGACAGGTTGTCAATGATTTCACTCCCCCTAATATGGACCCATTGACGGGGTACTGTTTTGGTGGCATAATGCTCAATGTCGACGATGACATCACCACCCGGTTCCCATGGAGGAGAGGACATGCAGGCCGGGAAATCCCAGCGAAGCGTGCTCGCGCTCGTGATCACCTGTGCCCTGATTCTTGGATTTGGTATCCCCCTTATTCCCCTTGTCGGAGTGGATTCCGCCGAAGGGACGGAGGTTTCCGCCGCTTCCGACGTTGCCACCGTCTCCGCCGAAAACAGCCTGCAGAACGGCAGTTTCGAACAGCCGGACGCGTACCAGTACCGTGAAACCAGCGATGTTCCGTATTGGAAATCCACCACGACTTCAGGCAACATCGAAATCGGCAGTGTCTTCAAAAACGGCAACGGAGACAATGACTCCCTGCACATGCGCACCGGCGAGAAAGTGGCCGCGGCCGAAGGCAGCCAATTCGGCAAGCCGGCCACGTCGAACGGCAACGACCAGTACGCCGAACTGAACTCCAACCAGGCGAGCTCGCTGTACCAGGTGGTCAACACCGTGCCTGAATCGAAATACGATTGGGGCCTGTACCACCGCGGCAGGCAGGGCAAGGACGCCATGGCGCTGGTGGTCGGCCCGAAACAGAACGTGGCCCCCATGAAGACGTCCGCCACCAGCAACGACCAGCTGCCAGTCCAAAACCGTGAACGAGACCAAGGATTGGCAATACGACGTGACCATCCAGGACACCCGCACCTCCGCCCTGCCGACCACCGGTAGCGTTGGCACGGTGCTGTTCGCCGTGCTCGGCATCGCGCTGATGGCCGGAGCGGTGTGGCTGTACGCCCGTAGCAAGCGCCAGTCCGCCAAGTAAACGGCTGATAACGGAGAATCGCAAGGAAGGGTCCACGGTATGAATCGCAAGACGGTGCAAAGCATCGCCATCATCGCGATCTTCATAACGGGGGCCCTTCTGCTGTTCTATCCGCTTGTCGGCAACTGGTGGAACGAACGCCGCTACGACATGCTCGTATCCGGCTACACACAACGTGTGCAGGTCAATCCGTCCGGCGAGGACTACGCAGAATTCAAACGGATCGACGCGTACAACGCCACTGTGCCCGGCAAAGGCGTTCCCGACGCGTTCGCCGTCACCACGCCCGAAGAGGACGCCGAATACGCCAGCTTCCTCAACGAGGACCCCAACGGCGTGATGGCATACATCAACATCCCCCGACTCAAATCCACCTTGCCGATCTGCCACTACACCACACCGGAATCGCTGCAGAAAGGCGTCGGCCATCTACGTGGCTCCGCCCTGCCCGTCGGCGGCAAAAACACGCACGCCGTGCTCTCCGCACACCGCGGCCTGCCGACCTCACGCCTGTTCACCGACCTTGACAAGGTGAGGAAAGGCGACCACTTCTACATCACCGTGCTCAACCGCACGCTCGCCTACGAGGTCGATCGAATCAGCGTGGTCAAACCCGACCAAACGAAGGAACTCAGCGTCCAGCCCGGCAAGAACCTCGTCACGCTCGTCACCTGCACGCCGTACGGCGTGAACACGCAACGGCTGCTGGTGCGCGGCCATCGCGTGCCATACAACGCGGCGCAAGCCAAACACGAGGCTGCGGATTCCGCGGTCTCGTCATTCACCGTCTACGGTTTCGTCGCAACCTACGGCACGCTCGCCATCGCGCTTGCCGGCATCGCCGTGCTCCGCCGCAACGCAGCGGCCCGCACCTCGCATCACGCCGCCGATTGGCCGCATAGCCTCACCGTCTCAGTCCGCTAATAAAAGGCGATTAGCCAGTCTTACCGGCTCGGTAATCGCCCTTCCGTATTTTGTCCCGCGAAAGTCCGTTCCTGGTAACAAAATGCGAAAGGGAAACGATCGGCGATACCCCCTTTTGCTCACGACTTACGATTTTGCGTATCTTTGGCGGGATGTGCGTCAAAAAAGACGGAAAAACAGGCGATTTATACCCCCTACCATGCTTTGCCGCACCCTCTTTCGCTCACGACTGTGCCAAACCGGCCTAAATCGCAAGTCGTGAGCAACAGGGCGCAACCTGCCAGGCCCCACCACCGACTCGGCAATCGCCCTTCCATATTTTGTCCCGCGAAAGCCTTTCGAGGCCGACGTGGGTGCCGTTAGAGCGTGGGAATCGCCATATGCAACGACGAAACTGAATAATCGGTGAAATCGTGAGCGAAAACCGGCAAACTGGGCTACGCTCGTAACAAGTGGCTCATTGCGCGCGCAAATGCGGTGAGCAGGGTCAATCGCAAGGGAGGATGCCCATGTCAAAGTCGTTTCTCAAGAAAGCGCTGCTCGGTGGTGCGGTGGCGGCGGGAGCCGCGGTGTGGGCGATCGCCCCGCGTTCCTTCTCCGACAAGCGGCGCAACTATGTGCCGGCCGTTCCGGATGTGTGGTACGCGCACCGCGGTCTGCATGACGCCGGTTCCGGCCTGACCGCGCAATACGCCAACGAAAGCGGCGAATACGTGGCGCTCGCCCGCCGCATGGCCATGAAAGCCGGGTACGGCAGCCCTGATACACCCGGCGTGATTGCCCCTGAAAACTCGCTTGCCGCGTTCGCAGCCGCCTGTGAAGCCGGGTACGGTATCGAACTGGACCTGCAGATGACGCGCGATGGCGAGGTCGTGGTGGTGCATGACGGCGACCTGATGCGTGTTGCCGGAGATCCGCGCCGTATCGCCGATCTCACGTATGACGAGCTGACTCGTATTCCGCTGTTCCCGACCGACGCTCCGGGCGCATGCAAGGCCGCGCCGCTGCCGTTGGCATTGGAGGAACCGCCGCTGGTCACCACGCCGGACAACGCGCCGGAAGGCTACTATCAGCATGTGCCGCTATTCGCCGACGTGCTCAAAGTGGTGGCTGGTCGTGTGCCGCTGATTGTGGAATATAAGTTCGATGACAACTCCAAGTGGGATCCGCGCGACGTGGAGCTTATGGAGAAGGGCGACGCGTTGCTGCAGGCATACTCCGGCAAGTACGTAATCGAATCGTTCAACCCGGCCGCCGTGAACTGGTACAAGGAAAACCGTCCGGAAGTGTGCCGCGGCCAGCTGTCTTGGTGGCCGTACGGCGAGGACAAGCCCACCGATCCGGTGGCGCTCGGCAAGGAATACGCGGCCGGCGCGCTGTTGTCCGACTGGATTTCCCGTCCTGATTTCGTCGCCTACGATTGGAAGGGCGGCAACAGCCCGCAGGTGAAGCTGGCCCGATTCATGGGTGCGGTGCCGGTGTCGTGGACCGTGCGCAGCCGCGACGAATACGCGCAGTGCTGCGACCAGTTCGACCGCCACATCTTCGAAGCGTTCGTGCCCGACGAACAGTAGCCGACTGATAGTTGCCCGGCGAGCGACAGCAGCCGGGCGCTAGTCGACGGACTATGATCGACAGGCGACAGCCGGTTTTATATGGTTTCGGCCTGCCATCGCATGATTGGTGCGGTAGCAGGCCGAATTTTTATTCGATTGATTTATTCCGATTGGCAGCTCAGTCGATCACGCCGTACAGACGGTCGCCGGCGTCACCCAAGCCCGGCACGATGTAGCACTTGTCGTTGAGCTTCTCATCGACGGCGCACAGCACCAGCTTGAACTTGATGGACGGGTCGAGGTTTTCCTCAACGAACTTCAGACCTTCCGGAGCGCCCAGAATGCACACTGCGGTGATGTCCTTCGCACCGCGCTCGGCCAGATAGTGGGTGGCCGCAACGAGCGTGCCGCCGGTGGCGAGCATCGGGTCGATCAGGAAGCACTGACGGCCGGTGAGATCCTCCGGCAGACGGTTCGCGTACGTGATCTGCTGGGTCGGGTTCTCCTCGTCGCGCTTCATGCCGAGGAAACCGACTTCAGCGGACGGAATCATCTTGGTCATGCCGTCGAGCATGCCCAGACCTGCGCGCAGCACCGGCACGATAATCGGAGCCGGGGCGGCGATGTGCTTGCCGATCATCGGAGCCACCGGGGTTTCGATGGGCTTGTCCACGACTTCGATGTCGCGGGTGGCTTCGTAGGCCTCGAGCATCACGAGTTCGGAAACGAGCTCGCGGAACGTGGAGGACGGAGTGTTCTTGTCGCGAAGAACGGTGAGCTTGTGGTCCACCAGCGGGTGGTTCAAAACATGAATATCCATGGTTTCTAAGCGTAGTCCATGTATCGGCTGTTCGGCAACGCGCCGGTAGGTCGGTCAAATGAAACCCAGATGAGCGCCGATCGGATGGCAATCGAAAATCGCAAGAAAGCCAGAGAAAAATCAGGAAAACATCAAAAGAGGAGAAAAGCGCCGAACCACGAAAGCGCCTGTCGGCGCAAAGGCCGCTCGCAGCGGCAAAAAATGGAGCCCGGGGCTATGCATGGCCCGGCGCGAATTCCTATTGTACAGTCGCGCTCGACGCTTCGCAGCGCCGTGTCGCGTGGGGTATGAAACGGGGGAAAATTACGGAAAGCGGCGGTGGAAAGCAGTAGTGGAAAACGACAGTGGAACGGCCTATTCCAATCGTCCGCGCCGCCACAGATTCGCCCCGTGGCGGAAATCCTTGGCCGTGGCGAACAGGTTGCCGGCTGTGTGCATCAGTTTCGCAGCCTTCGCGCGCGCCCGCTTCTCAACGGCCGACGGGCGGCTGCCGGCCGCAGCAGACGTAGCGGAACCGTCGGAAACATCAGATGATCCAGCCTCGCTGGAACCGCTCAGCGAAGCCAGTTTGCGCGCTTCGATACGCAATCCCAACGCAACCACGTCGGTGAAGGCGGCGGCCCGCTCAAGTGCCACGGCGAAATCGCCTGTAAACGCGCCGGCCAAAATCGAATCGGCGGTACGTGCGATGTCGTTTTCCGTCGGTGCTTGGTCCACGCCGGCAATCGCGGAAGCGGTGGTGGCGACGGGCTCGCCGACGCGCCACAGTCGCGCGATCGATTCGCGGTTCTTCCGCATCCACGTACGCAGCAGATACAGTCGCCACAGAATGCCCGGCAGCGAGTCGGGGTCGGCATGGCTCCACAGTTCGGCGATCACGTCCACGCCTTCGCGGTCCACCAGCGTCAGCACGCGTTCCACCAGTTCGGCGTCCTGCGTGTGGTGCACGCGGTCAAGCAGCGCCGCGGCCGACGCATGGCACATTTCGTTGATTTCCGCCGGATCGGCGTCGCCGGCGATATTGTCGGCCATCATCTGGTCGAGCTGGCCGGGGCGTGCCGGACGCGGCGAACCGGTGTTCGTGAAACCGGCGGAACGGCTGGGAACGACTGAACCGGAACCGTAGTGCATGTTAGTAGACAATGGGGGAGACCTTCTGAATGTCGATGATGCTGGGGCCTTGCGGTGTGTCGATGATGAACAGCGACATGGCGGTGCCGGTAGGCATGTATGGCGATTTTGCGATGAGCTGCTTGGCAAGCTGCTTACGCGCACACAGGCCGCGCAAATGGTCGTACATGCCGCCGATGACCGGCCGGTGCATGCAGATGGCCGTGGTTTCGCGGCTGTTGAGCGTCTGCGTGATCTGCTCGCGGAACGCCAGCCATGAGACCGCCGGATGCTCGGCGAACGCGTCCTCCGTCAACGTGTTGATGTGTTCCATCGGCCGTTCGGTCTGCCAGCTCAGCACCTGCAACGTCTCCTGGCAGCGCAGCCACGGCGAGGTGGCCAGTCGCGTCGGGTTGAAACAGGCGAGCTCGCGGTTGAGGGCAAACGCCATCGCCGCGCCTTTCGGCGTGATTGGACGGTTCGCGTCGGTGCCCTTCCACGACTTGCGCGATTCAGCCTTCGCATGGCGTACGATCAGCAGATTCTGCGCGGTCGCGGCACCCTCCTGCACGCGGTCCACGAACACTGCCAACGTGTCCTTATCGGTCGAATGGGACAGTATTTTGCGCGCCTCACGTACGGAAACCCAGACGATATCGTTGATTTCGCCCACGTCCGCGCGGTGCACCGGGCCGAACGCGTCCAGCAGATGTTCGGCGTCGTCGGCGGAAATCGGCTGCGCCATCCAATACAACGTGTGCTTGGTGTCGGCCGTGCAATCGTGCGAATGCCGGGTCTTCTTGCCCTCTTCGGACAACGGGTATTCGACTTCGCACAGATACGGTCCGAGTTTGACCGGCGACCCCGTCTCTTCGCCGATTTCACGCACCGCCGCATGCCGATGCGTCTCGTTCTGCTCGAGTTTGCCTTTCGGCCAGCTCCAATCGTCATACTTCGGACGGTGCACGATACATACTTCAATGCTGTCGAGCTGTTCCTGCGCGGATTTGCTACTGGCGATCGCAGGATCGTTCGCGATATCGCTGCCCGCCTTCCATCGCCATACGATGCCGCCGGCGGCTTCCACGATGCGTCTCATCTTTTCGCTCATATTGTCCTATTCTAGGCTGGGCCGGGCTGGCGGCGGCGCGTGACGTCCGAACATACAGAAAATGGCCGGGCCCGCAAGGTGCGGAACCGGCCATTCGCCTCGATCGATCAGTGCCTTACCGGTCGACGCGTGTGTTTCTTGATGAGGTATTCCTGGCTGTCGACCAGCGGTCGACCTTCCTCATCCTTGCAATGGCGCACATAGGTGCCATCGGCCTGCATATGCCAAGACGCGGTGGAATCGGCCATCTGCAGATCGACGTACTTGATGAGCTCGTCGATCTGCTCCGGAGCCACGATGCGGACCAGCGCTTCGACTCGACGGTCGAGGTTGCGGTGCATCAGATCGGCGGAACCAATCCACACTTCCGGACCGGCCGCAGGGCCTTCGCCGATCTGCGGGCCATCGGAGTTGGCGAACGCGTAAATACGGCTGTGCTCAAGGAAACGGCCGAGGATCGAACGCACGCGGATGTTCTCGGAAAGTCCCGGAACGCCCGGCTTGAGCGCGCAGATGCCACGTTCGACGATGTCGATCTTCACGCCGGCCTGGCTTGCACGGTACAGCGCGTCGATGGTCTTTTCGTCAACGATGGAGTTGACCTTGATCTTGATCCACGCTTCCTTGCCGGCGCGTGCGGCGTCCTCCTCGCGGCGGATGCGCTGAATCAAGCCGGAACGCACGGTGCGCGGCGCCACCAGCAGACGGTGGAAGCTCGACTTCGGCGCGTAGCCGGACAGCTGGTTGAACAGGCGGGTCATATCCTGGCCGACCACCGGATCGCAGGTCAGCAGGCCCAGGTCGGTGTAGATACGTGCGGTCTTCGGATTGTAATTACCGGTGCCCACGTGGCAGTAACGACGCAGGCCGTCGGCTTCCTGACGCACCACAAGGCTCAGCTTGCAGTGGGTCTTCAGGCCGACGATGCCGTACACCACGTGCACGCCCGCGCGTTCCAGCTTGCGGGCCCACGCGATGTTGGCGTCCTCGTCGAAACGCGCCTTGATCTCGACCAGCGCCAGCACCTGCTTGCCGGCATGCGCGGCGTCGATCAGCGCGTCGATGATCGGCGAATTGCTGGACGTACGGTACAGCGTCTGCTTGATGGCCAGCACCTTCGGATCGGCCGCGGCCTGCGCCAGGAACGCCTGCACGGACGTCGAGAAGGAATCGTACGGGTGGTGCAGCAGGATGTCGCGCTCGCGGATGGCGGCGAAAATGTCCTGCGCACGGGACGATTCGACTTCGGCGATCTGACGATTGGTGGTCGGAATGAACGGACGGTACTTGAGATCCGGACGGTCGATGCCGCCGAGCTCGAACAGCACGGTCGCGTCAAGCGGCGCCGGCAGGCGGTAGACCTCGTCGGCGCTCACGCGCAGCTGGTCGGCGAGCAGCTGGGACAGGAACGGGCTGGTCTCGTCGGAGATCTCCAAACGGATCGGCGGTCCGAAACGACGGCGCAGCAGCTCCTTCTCCATGGCGTTGAGCAGGTTCTCGGCGTCATCCTCTTCCACGTCGATGTCCTCGTTACGGGTGACGCGGAAGGAGCGTGCCTCCTTGATGATCATGCCCGGGAACAGGGATTCCAGGTGGGCGATGATCAGGTTCTCCATGGTGATGAAGCCATAGCGCACGTTGGTGTTCTCGTCTTCGGTCAGGTCGTCGACCGGCACGAGACGGTTCAGGTTGTCAGGAACCTTCACGCGGGCGAAGTGCGACTTGCCGGATGCCGGATTCTCCACCAGCACGGCGAGGTTGAGGGAACCGCCGGAAATGTACGGGAACGGGTGGGCCGGATCCACGGCAAGCGGAGTCAGAACCGGGAACACCTGCTGGCGGTAGTAGCGCGACAGGCGCTCCTGCTCGGCCGCGGTGAGCTTGTCCCAGCTCAGCAGCACGATCTGTTCCTTCGCCAGGTCGGGGAGGATGTGGTCGATGATGTAGTGCGCGTGCTCGTCCTGCAGGCGGTGGGCCTGCTCGCTGATGGCGCGCAGCTGCTGCCTCGGGCTCAGTCCGGAAGCGGCCGTCACGGCGATGCCGGTGTCGATGCGGCGCTTCAGGCCGGCCACGCGGACCATGAAGAACTCGTCGAGGTTGTTCGCGAAGATCGCGGCGAAGCTCGCGCGTTCGATGACCGGCAGGTCCTCATCCTGTGCAAGCTCGAGGACGCGCTTGTTGAACTTCAACCAGCTCAGCTCACGGTCGAAGAAACGGTCATTCGGCAGCGGTTCCTCGCCTGCCTGAAGCTCGCGCTTATCGTTCTTATCGGTCTCAGCGATATGCTCAGCTATCTGGCTGCGCAGGATCGCCTTTGAGGGTGCGTCAAAAATCTGTGCCATAGTTATCTACTTTATCCTCAAGTGCTTGGAATGTCTTGCAAAACTCAGGAAAATTAAGCAGGAGTTAACATTCGTTCGCCGAGTTGGTGAAATATGCTTCCGACACGCCGTTTTTTCGGGGCAAATGAACGTGAATGAACAAGCAAGCGTTGCGATTCGCACAGCATGGAGCATTTTTGCGATTCTTGCGATCGGAAAGCAACAGTTGCGATAAATACGGAACATCGTCCCGTTTCGGTTTGCACTTGCCGCAATGGCGAGCATAATTACGAAGTACAAGAACAACTGAAGAGCAGAGCCCCACAAGGTGTGTATGACCGAGATAGGTTGTTACGTTGAACGGGCATTGGATAGACTTACCGTTACGACGATGTTGTTGTGCAGCGATTCTGCTCCGAAGATTCTTGCAGGAAGGCCCGCTTCGGCGGGTCTTCCTTTTTTGTTGCGCTGCGCCGTGCTGCGTTGCGTAATGTCTTGCGATGTGCCGAATCGCGTTGCGATGTGGATAAGTGTGGATGACACGCCGAGGGTGTGGATAACCCACATTCTCCGACCACAGGTGCCGTTTCGGCTTGAACCCATGTGCGGTTTCGTTTTTCAATCGGCGGTATGAGCGATGCAATTTCTTCATTACAGGTCCCTCCGGTCCCATTGCCGTCATACGGAGGCCGTGACGTGCGCGTGACGTGTTCGCCGAAAATCCGGTCGCAGCCAGCGGCCAGAGTGCGGCAGCCGACTCGATCCCAGCAAACCGTTCGGCGGGAAACGGTCTCGCCGCAACGGTTCTATACGCCGCAGAACGCCGTGGACGCGCGAACGTCGGCACGATGGGCCGGGCCTGCCGTGGCGGGCGGTTTCATGGGTTCGCCGTTGGAATCGTCGTCCACACGGCTGAAACCCGTTGAAGCGCAACCGGAACCTGCTCCACGCAACGTCGTGGTGGTCGGATCCGCCGTCGCCGGAGTCGGTGCCAGCACGTTGGCGGCGCTGCTGGCCCGCGAACTGACGGAACGTGGATGCAAAAGCGTGCTGGTAGACGCAGATCTCAACGGTGGCGGTCTTGACGTGCTGCTCGGTGTGGAAGACGAAGACGGTTCACGCTTCGGAGACATCAGCGCCCCGCTCGGCAAAGTGGACGGCAAAGCGCTGCTGCGAGAACTGCCCGTGTGGGATGGCGTGCCGCTGCTGGCCTGCAATCCCTGGCGAAGCGAAAACCCGCAATCCTGGGAGATCCAGGCATGCATCCGCGCGCTCGCGCAGGTGAAGGACGCGGTGATCGTGGACGCCGGGCAATGGCGTGGACTCGATGACATTCCGGAACTGGCCCAGGCCACACACATCACCGTGGTCGAAATGACGGTGCTCGGACTGGCCCGAGCCAAAGTGGCCATGCAATCGCGTGGAACGGCGGAACGGCAGAAACATGGCCATATCGTCGGCGTTGAACCGCGCGGCGTGGCACGTGGACGTGGCGTGACCACGCTGGAAGAGACGGAAAACTATCTTGGCCATTCCCTCGCGGCGGTTGTCAAACCGGACGCCAAGCTGTGCGGCGAACTGCTGGACGGCCTGGGCCTGCGCAGGCCGAACCGCCAAACCGTCAAAGCCTTGGCCGCGCTCACGGATGAACTGCAGGAATCGTTGGAAGGCAAGCGGGTGAAGCATGGAACTCGGACCC encodes:
- a CDS encoding LPXTG cell wall anchor domain-containing protein, which produces MTIQDTRTSALPTTGSVGTVLFAVLGIALMAGAVWLYARSKRQSAK
- a CDS encoding class C sortase; this encodes MNRKTVQSIAIIAIFITGALLLFYPLVGNWWNERRYDMLVSGYTQRVQVNPSGEDYAEFKRIDAYNATVPGKGVPDAFAVTTPEEDAEYASFLNEDPNGVMAYINIPRLKSTLPICHYTTPESLQKGVGHLRGSALPVGGKNTHAVLSAHRGLPTSRLFTDLDKVRKGDHFYITVLNRTLAYEVDRISVVKPDQTKELSVQPGKNLVTLVTCTPYGVNTQRLLVRGHRVPYNAAQAKHEAADSAVSSFTVYGFVATYGTLAIALAGIAVLRRNAAARTSHHAADWPHSLTVSVR
- a CDS encoding glycerophosphodiester phosphodiesterase family protein, with the translated sequence MSKSFLKKALLGGAVAAGAAVWAIAPRSFSDKRRNYVPAVPDVWYAHRGLHDAGSGLTAQYANESGEYVALARRMAMKAGYGSPDTPGVIAPENSLAAFAAACEAGYGIELDLQMTRDGEVVVVHDGDLMRVAGDPRRIADLTYDELTRIPLFPTDAPGACKAAPLPLALEEPPLVTTPDNAPEGYYQHVPLFADVLKVVAGRVPLIVEYKFDDNSKWDPRDVELMEKGDALLQAYSGKYVIESFNPAAVNWYKENRPEVCRGQLSWWPYGEDKPTDPVALGKEYAAGALLSDWISRPDFVAYDWKGGNSPQVKLARFMGAVPVSWTVRSRDEYAQCCDQFDRHIFEAFVPDEQ
- the upp gene encoding uracil phosphoribosyltransferase; the protein is MDIHVLNHPLVDHKLTVLRDKNTPSSTFRELVSELVMLEAYEATRDIEVVDKPIETPVAPMIGKHIAAPAPIIVPVLRAGLGMLDGMTKMIPSAEVGFLGMKRDEENPTQQITYANRLPEDLTGRQCFLIDPMLATGGTLVAATHYLAERGAKDITAVCILGAPEGLKFVEENLDPSIKFKLVLCAVDEKLNDKCYIVPGLGDAGDRLYGVID
- a CDS encoding NUDIX hydrolase, which produces MSEKMRRIVEAAGGIVWRWKAGSDIANDPAIASSKSAQEQLDSIEVCIVHRPKYDDWSWPKGKLEQNETHRHAAVREIGEETGSPVKLGPYLCEVEYPLSEEGKKTRHSHDCTADTKHTLYWMAQPISADDAEHLLDAFGPVHRADVGEINDIVWVSVREARKILSHSTDKDTLAVFVDRVQEGAATAQNLLIVRHAKAESRKSWKGTDANRPITPKGAAMAFALNRELACFNPTRLATSPWLRCQETLQVLSWQTERPMEHINTLTEDAFAEHPAVSWLAFREQITQTLNSRETTAICMHRPVIGGMYDHLRGLCARKQLAKQLIAKSPYMPTGTAMSLFIIDTPQGPSIIDIQKVSPIVY
- a CDS encoding RNA degradosome polyphosphate kinase produces the protein MAQIFDAPSKAILRSQIAEHIAETDKNDKRELQAGEEPLPNDRFFDRELSWLKFNKRVLELAQDEDLPVIERASFAAIFANNLDEFFMVRVAGLKRRIDTGIAVTAASGLSPRQQLRAISEQAHRLQDEHAHYIIDHILPDLAKEQIVLLSWDKLTAAEQERLSRYYRQQVFPVLTPLAVDPAHPFPYISGGSLNLAVLVENPASGKSHFARVKVPDNLNRLVPVDDLTEDENTNVRYGFITMENLIIAHLESLFPGMIIKEARSFRVTRNEDIDVEEDDAENLLNAMEKELLRRRFGPPIRLEISDETSPFLSQLLADQLRVSADEVYRLPAPLDATVLFELGGIDRPDLKYRPFIPTTNRQIAEVESSRAQDIFAAIRERDILLHHPYDSFSTSVQAFLAQAAADPKVLAIKQTLYRTSSNSPIIDALIDAAHAGKQVLALVEIKARFDEDANIAWARKLERAGVHVVYGIVGLKTHCKLSLVVRQEADGLRRYCHVGTGNYNPKTARIYTDLGLLTCDPVVGQDMTRLFNQLSGYAPKSSFHRLLVAPRTVRSGLIQRIRREEDAARAGKEAWIKIKVNSIVDEKTIDALYRASQAGVKIDIVERGICALKPGVPGLSENIRVRSILGRFLEHSRIYAFANSDGPQIGEGPAAGPEVWIGSADLMHRNLDRRVEALVRIVAPEQIDELIKYVDLQMADSTASWHMQADGTYVRHCKDEEGRPLVDSQEYLIKKHTRRPVRH
- a CDS encoding P-loop NTPase, with protein sequence MGSPLESSSTRLKPVEAQPEPAPRNVVVVGSAVAGVGASTLAALLARELTERGCKSVLVDADLNGGGLDVLLGVEDEDGSRFGDISAPLGKVDGKALLRELPVWDGVPLLACNPWRSENPQSWEIQACIRALAQVKDAVIVDAGQWRGLDDIPELAQATHITVVEMTVLGLARAKVAMQSRGTAERQKHGHIVGVEPRGVARGRGVTTLEETENYLGHSLAAVVKPDAKLCGELLDGLGLRRPNRQTVKALAALTDELQESLEGKRVKHGTRTP